ACAATATGTACagatcacttaaaaaacaattaaaaaagtcaatgaccacaataataataacaattattgttattattattataacaactattacaaatataatactactactacttcttactgtttaatttgtttttgttaatgtgtcTGAATAATTCCATGTAGGTCATATAAATGACCAGACAcgtaaataaaatattcattcattcattactactactactaataataataactacatATCTTTATAGCTTCATTGGCACTAAACAGTTGAAACATACATTACAAGTGTAAAAGTATATTATTCTATGatcatttaaatctttttttaaagggatagttcagattatTTTGAAGCGGGGttatatgaggtacttatcgACAGTCAGTGTgtaacatacagtagatgtcagtcggcacgctcacagtttggagaagcacaCTTGAGTCTGACACACAAGcgaagcaatgcactgctgtgaaTGGGGGCCGTagcaaaaatgattttagccgccttaaaaaagtcccacttcaaaaaaagaaaaatatcagtttaagtacactgtatatttagaatattttcactgctttaccgtACTGTCAAACAGCGATTTCTAATGAACAAATGAATTTCTGCATTTCTTCTATTAACGAGGGCAGAAGGGGGGTTAAGTGGTGACGAACCCCCTCTCACACGCATCCCCTCACATGACCACACACTTAGAGTCCATCttgtattttgacatgttcCTCAGGGGAGCATGTCAAAATGACAGCGTGCCCGTGCAGACTCATGAGGCCTGCGGCTGCGCTGTGTTGGCGTGTGTTTGAAAATAGCGTGCGGAGAATGTCACGGTAACAGGAGACCGCCCCCTGAGAGGCTGCACTGAAAAAGCCTTTCCTAACTTACTAAGCCTTTGTAgcgtttttgtcatttcttattGGGTCACTATTTGCTCTGAGTCGACCTGCTCAcagtgtgacctttgaccccgcAGCGTTGTGGTAACTGTGGTGTAACATAGAGGCAGAAAGGTGCTGTCAGGCCTCAGTTTCTCGATTAAGTAGTCTCATCACATGACCGCTCTGTCCCAACCGAAAAAACGTACAATCTAATCAGGATCTCACGAGGAGAGCACATGTCAGTCAGGAAAATGTCatcatgtctgctgtgaaaacagATTCAAGtcatgtgatatatatatacttaaaggttaaccccaaaatcaaaaatacgtGTTTTTCCTtatacctgtagtgctatttatcaatcaaaaattgttttgctgtgagtcaGTAAGTGATGGAGTATAATGAAACTGGATGGCACTCGACTTGTGGAGCAATaagcaccacaaaaaaaaaaaaaaataaaataaaaataaacatttgtaaaactcaacagcaatgtctatttccagaaatcatgTTCGTTTGCTCGCAGCGTTTTTTTATACAGACATAGCACTTTAGGGCAGTTATTAGGTTAATAAGCTCCTTCTTTAGacctgttttgcatttttacacagaacagaATAATAATtcagctccagtgtgtgattctGAAAAGCATCCGAAAAGAGCCGTGTTTGTTATTTACGTCATCTATTGcgcgtctgtccgtcctggaagagggatccctcatcatcctctgacgctctccctgaggtttcttacatttttttcccgtTTCAGGGcatctttttcgggagtttttccgtagatgatgtgagggtctgagggcagagggatgtagagccctctgaggcaaaccgtgctttgtgataatgagctttataaataaaattgacttgacttgtttaacacaacagcgtcggCTTCTTATGTGTACAATAACAACTGTAACAGCAATCGTTTTCCTCATCTGGTACATGACAGCTGATCTCGTCCCGTTCagaggagctcctgaatctcattggtttcccaatttgtggacatttactgACGCGTTTTGTCTTCTTTAAGTTGTCTGCTAACTGATGGGAGCTGCTTTTTAATCTCCTGCCTTGTGTTTGCAGGCATAACACGTCCCCAAAACAGGGCGGCGTAACGGTGTCAGATTAAGGTGGTGTAAAAGTGGCTTCTGAGTAGATGCTCAACttagatgtgttttttggcgatttgaagagaaaaaaaacatgtttttaattttggggtgagcTGTCACTTTacaagaacaataaaaataaactgaagtgACAAAATGTCtctctcatcttcctcttcGTCGGTCTCCTCCTTAGGCTTTGGGTCTGCCCATCACTGACGCCCAGATTCAGGAGATGGAGAGCCACGAGCTGGACATCGACTTTGCCATGGCGGCCGAGGAGGAGCGTAAACTCAGGCATGACGTCATGGCTCACGTCCACACCTTCGCACACTGCTGCCCCACTGCCGCTCCCATCATCCACCTCGGTGCCACATCCTGCTACGTGGGAGACAATACTGTAAATATGATGAAGATCGtatacttttcttttaataacatGATCAGTTATCTCATATTTTCTCTCCATCCTGTCTTACAATTCTGGAAAAATCTTTAAGAATCACTGGCTGTTTGCCCTTGAAAAATAAATTCCCATCGAGAATAAAACACGGATTGGGATTCTGCTTGTAGCTCTTGTCCTCtaagtggttttgtttttcctcctcaggATCTGATTATGCTGCGTGATGGATTTGACATTGTCTTGCCTAAGGTGAGACTCAGCTGTTTCCCAGAAAACACGCACACCATCCAGTTGTCTATgaatttttatatgattttttttaaatctttggaaGCCTCAGCTGTTCAGCAAACAAGTCAGCAATGTAGAAATAATTCAAAGCAGCGATTCTTTTGCATGTTTGTCACACCACATGTAGAAATAAGCGTAACATACAGGAGGCTGCATGGGCATGAATAACAACGGTGTATTATGTAATACAAGTGCTGAAgccttttgttcttttttgcaCAGCTGGCCAGAGTCATTGACAGACTGGCAAACTTTGCAGAAAAGTACGCTGACCTCCCCACGCTCGGCTTCACGCACTACCAGTGAGTCTGAGCGCAGCTGCAGCTCTCGTCACGTCATCCTATTTGCAGTGTTTCCTGTGTCGGATTTTTCTGATGAAGAACGTGCAGCTTTAACAgatctcccctctcctcctcctcctcctcctcctcctgcgctGTCCTCAGGCCCGCCCAGTTGACCACGGTGGGAAAGCGGGCGTGTCTGTGGCTGCAGGACTTGACCATGGACATGAGGAACCTGCAGCGAGCCCGCGATGACCTGCGTTTCCGGGGGGTCAAGGGGACCACCGGCACTCAGGCCAGCTTCCTGCAGCTCTTCCAGGGGGACCATGACAAGGTGTACATCcatccaaaaattagcatgcaGACAATGATGTGTTGAAATTGAAAGATTTAgtggatttaaagacattttagtcatgtttaaagacagaaacagattaTTGCCCGAAAATCTACGGAGGTTGTTCATATTAAGATCCAACAATGAGGAACCTAGAAGAAACTTTAGTCAGTACGCTCGCACTACATTACAGCAAATGTATGTTTTGGTCTATGGAGTCAGAcgaggggtcgaccgatattgttttttcagggccgataccgataaTAAGCAGtgaatgagactgataactgatatgcgtttacatcaaaaataaaaaaccttctgtcaattttaaaatttggaatataacaagcataaacacaaaactttgtttaaatgctttcagcaaatgttttattaaattgaaatatttaaaatcaaaaaaagaatatatgtTCCCAGCaacttacattttttgtttcataaagtCTAgtgaaaatctaaattaaaaaatgaaaaaataaaaacagctccctaacgtactacaaaataaaaattcctcccatgctgacactttcttttcacattttaattaattaattttattggtaatcattaaaataaaatgctgatacagatatttGACAAATATCAGTCCAATAATTAGCCagactgataatctgtcgacccctaagtCAGACTGAGGACTTCTCTGATAATGACTTCAAGTGCAGctcaaatattaataaattaaaaagaaggtgtaaagaaaaaataatgggaTATTATGGGATTTCTGAGTAACAGTAATTTCAAGATGAGTGTAATTGATTGTTTCTATTGTTATTGATAAATTTAatatgatttctgaaaaaaggtaaatattgaAAGGTTGGCCATTTGCATCTGTGTTTGCAGTAGCTTCTGATATTAGAAGTATTATGAGAAAAGTGTATCATAGGGCTTAGTTGTTGTTTTGGAAATTACACACTGacatgataataatatattatgtatgttcaatatgaatgaataatataataatgatggAGTATCAGAATTAAgaagcattttgttttgatggaTTATGAATGCTACGATGCTCACGGTAATAATTTCCTTCATCAGGTGGAAGAGCTTGACAGATTGGTGACAGAGATGGCGGGCTTCAAAAAGTAagttctgttttaaaaataagagaTTAACAAAACCCACCTCTAATATTCAGTAAAGTCTATCTGTTCTCTGAAAATGATGGAAGAAATATAATCATTAAAGGGTAAATATTCCCATGTTTTCTGTctaagtgacaaaaaaataaagtttattattattatattataaactTAAACTGTTAAATGCCATGATCACAATAAGGCCGGTGTTATTACGTCATAGAGACTTGCTTTGTTATGAGCCCTGCTGATGTTGTTCTCCGCAGAGCGTACCTGGTGACTGGACAGACATACAGCCGTAAGGTGGACATTGACTGTCTGTCCAGCTTGGCCAGTATGGGAGCCACTGTTCACAAGGtaagctgcagcagctggagacGCTTAGAGAAAcgctgccatctagtggtgattATTGCGAGCTGGCACGTGCTGCGATAAACCCATTATTTTAGCATTAAGCTTGTTGAAGCCCATTTTTcatgtgtctgtctgcctcagATCTGTACAGACATCCGCCTGCTCGCCAACCTGAAGGAGATTGAGGAGCCTTTTGAGAAAGAGCAGATTGGTACGTTTCTACTCTGACACATTATCCTGCCACGCAGGTATTGATGCAGACTGTCAGCATCAagttgtcctcctcctccaggttcCAGTGCCATGCCTTACAAGAGGAACCCCATGCGTGCAGAGCGTTGCTGCAGCCTGGCCCGACACCTGG
This sequence is a window from Plectropomus leopardus isolate mb unplaced genomic scaffold, YSFRI_Pleo_2.0 unplaced_scaffold9919, whole genome shotgun sequence. Protein-coding genes within it:
- the LOC121940933 gene encoding adenylosuccinate lyase-like, with amino-acid sequence MESHELDIDFAMAAEEERKLRHDVMAHVHTFAHCCPTAAPIIHLGATSCYVGDNTDLIMLRDGFDIVLPKLARVIDRLANFAEKYADLPTLGFTHYQPAQLTTVGKRACLWLQDLTMDMRNLQRARDDLRFRGVKGTTGTQASFLQLFQGDHDKVEELDRLVTEMAGFKKAYLVTGQTYSRKVDIDCLSSLASMGATVHKICTDIRLLANLKEIEEPFEKEQIGSSAMPYKRNPMRAERCCSLARHLVALMADPLQTASVQWLERTLDDSANR